The genomic region CATGTACACAACCCCCTCCTTATTTCGCAAGATTACACCTGACTTGGGACTGGGAAAGTGGACCCTGAATTAGCAGCTATGAAATACTCTAGGGCTCCCTGGTAATTGTTGAGTAGAATACCAATACCTATTGAGGAAAGATGAGTTCCATCCGGGCGATATAATGCAGACTCTGCTGTTTGGATAGTTGGATGGCGCAAAATTTTACCCCCTGACTGCCCTAAATATTGTCTAATAGCTAAATTAATGCGCTTTCGCTTCCTTTCCATGCTAGTGTATGATTTTGCCCCATGCCAATAACCCCGGGGTAGTATTTCAGACCAAATTATGGTAGTACCGGGAGATAATGCTGACAACCTCATAAAGGAACATTTTATGGTTTCTATTAATTCCTTTCCCTTAATGTTGACAACATCATTAGATCCTAGTTGAACAAGGATCATCTCTGGGGGAGAATGTTTACTTAATTCTTTCTGTATGAGGGGATCAAATTCATTCCAAGTCATGCCTCTACGTGTCATCCAACAAATGGAGAAGCCCTTTTggtcaaggttaaggttaaTACCGCCTGGTCTCTTGGCCGACTCCTTCATACCCCAAAATGGAATTGAAGATCCTATGACCCATATAGTGTGTTGGTGACCTGCAAACATCTTAAAGTGTCTTAGAAATtggaaattaaaattaattttagtGATTCAATAGTGTTTAAAGGTCACTCCTAATTAACACATAATGGTTAGacttaaatcaaaatatttaattaaaattaaaatatcaatcaCAGGGGTACATGTACTTGCATTTCACATATCCCTGTCTGATGACATGCGATTATTATTGCCAGCATGAGTATCTATTCTGGACAAATACggtatatttcatatatttcaaCTGAAAATTGTTTCCACAGGAATTCTTATATAATTTGAATAGACGTTGGATTTCCATCGGCCCCAAGCTTGAATTTTCTTTTCAGATATGCCTCGGGATGCTGCCTCGGTAGCAGCACCTATGCGAAAGGAGTGAGTCTTGTATTGTGACCCAGGGATGCGAGCAAATGTTAATGCTTTCTTTAACATGGCTGCTACTTGATATCGCGTTACAGGGGAACCATTCCTATGTATGAATAGTTGTTGATTTGATGCTAGTGGACGGATTGACAAGTACCTGTTCATAAGTGTAACAGGGCAAATATCAGTTTGCTGGTAGTTGTTAATATGTAATGATACCGAGTGACCCTTTTGGTCGGTCTTTGACTCCCGGATTCTTACCTTTAAATGTCTGGATGGAGAGTCGACTATAGTAATATCTGACACTGTCAAAGGACGTGTTTCATGCCCATTACTACGCGAAGCTGAAAATTCACCCACCctcaaaaaaccaaaaaatgcTAAAGTAAATGCTGCAGTGAATAAATCTGACTCAAATTTAGAACTACATACTgatgaaagggagataactagtTGCCGAAGCAGGGGTAGAGTAATAGGGAGACGCCCATCTATACGCTTGTTACAACGCTGGGCCCCCTCtagaatttttttaacaataaaaaaatgtgtataatCCCGATAACCTTGTATTTTGTGTTCATGGGCTATTCCACTGATATATGTGGAAATTGTAGAAGCAGAATACCCCTTCAATgacataaaagatataaaatgtattaactGGTCTGGAGGGACAGGCCATACACCAGCTAAATTATATGAGGACCTGAATGTTTGGAAACACTGCATAGCAGCGCTGTACGTTTTCCATGTATTAACAGCCATTGCATTTTTTAACAATCTATTAGCTTCTGATTTTATATCTCCCATAGATGGGCAGGTATTGGGGTGGGAAAAAGTGCTGCCGCTGGTGCTGCTCGACGAAATCTGGCCCACTGTTGACGAGAAATGGCATCAGCTATAACATTACATCTACCTGAAATGTGTTCAGCCCTGATATTTAAATTAAGTCTCAATGTCAACAAAACTAAAGGCCGCATGATAGACATCACAGTTTTTGATTTGGAtgattttttattgataattgtCACCACAGCCTCATTGTCACAATGGAACACAACTTTTTGATTTCTCATTTCACACCCCCATAGACTAATGGATACATATATTGGGAATAACTCTAAAAAAGTTATATCACTAAGAAAGCCCCTATCTAACCAAGATGTGGGCCATGATCCAAATGCCCAAGCACCTTGAAAATATACACCAAACCCCCTATTGTGACCACCTGCACTATCAGTGTACAGTTCTAGAGATGCTGAAGTTTTCCAGTGCATGTCCGGAATAACAGTCACACCATTGTACTTTACAAGGAACGATAACCATAGTTTTATATCGGCCTTCATTGATGCATTAACCCTGATTTTATGATGTGGCATACTAACACCAGCTGTTGTATCAATGAGACGTCGACAAAATGCCcgtccaggggagataactcggcATGCAAAGTTCAACAAACCAAGAACTGACTGAAGCTGAACCAGTGTAACTTTTGTCACTGATAACAAGCTCTCGAGCTGTTTACACAACTCAACAATTTTGTCTATTGGTAATCTCATAACTAATCCGACTGAATCAAATTCGACTCCGAGAAAACACAAACATGTAGTAGGACCCACCGTTTTTTCATGGGATAATGGTAATCCAATTTCTTTAGAAATACCCTCAAATAATTCTAGTGAATTCTGACACTGATTTGTGTTAGGTTGCCCCCCAAAAAGGAAATCATCCAAATAATGTAGTATGCTGTTGTTGCCAGATTTGTTGACTACTAACCAATTGAGAAAAGTTGAAAATTTTTCGAACATAGCACAACTAATCGAGGCCCCCATTGGTAAACATTTATCATAATAATAGTGTCCCCCAAACTTTATCCCAAGCAAATCAAAATCCTGCGGAGCTATTGGTAGTAGACGGAATGCCGATTTTATGTCTGACTTGGCTAATAAAGCTCCACGACCTAATTTGTTTAACATCTCCGCTGCATCATCAATGCTTGCATACGTCACGCTACATAATTCTGATGGAATGAAATCATTTATAGAATTTTGATCTGGATATGACAGGTGATGTATAACCCTATAATCACCATCCTTTTTCGGAACAAGACCAACGGGTGATACTTGCAACGATGGTAAAGGGGGGTTAACAAAAGGACCAGCTATGCGACCTGCCTCGACTTCTTTATCTAATTTGTTTTTTAGTATTTCAGGGGCCTGTTTTGTGCTAGCTAAGTTTGTCGCCTCGCGAGCTCTGCGAGGACCCATATATTTGAGAGAAAACCCCTCTTTAAATCCTTTATCAATATAATCCCTAACTTCAGTAAGAGGATATTCCTGTAAATACTTCATTagttttttataaattattggAGTATTTCCTAAGTTATAAAGGGAACCAGATGGAACAGAAGGGACTGAAATGTCAGGATCTACATGAACAGTTGATATAGTGCTTGAACTATTATTGCCGagtcattgtttacattttaggCTTGGATGTGACCCCCCACAGGTACTACATACATGTCGAAAACGACATTTAGCCCCAAATTTACAGCTTTTACCTCTGTTGAAAGTAAAACAACAACCACTTGACCCAGAATTTGGGTTAGCTGACCGAACAGGCTTAGGGGCAGAAGTACTAGAATTggtatcaatatttacatttgaaatgTTTACTTGGCTAGGGGAGTTGTACATGAGCCACAATTCCGTATCAATGACCCCCCACGAAGAGGATGGATTTCTCGACTTTCGTAACCTGTACTGTTCATCATATTGGACCCAGCCCTGATGACCAGACCTTGACGCTGCCAAGCGAATGTCATGCATATATTTGAGAAGCTCTTGACTTTTTTCTGGAAATTTCTCTAACATGACACTTGAATATATCAGAAAAGCTGATGTCCACGAATGGACACTTGTGATTTGCTTTCCCAGAGTGGAGGGTTTCTTAATAATGAATTTCCCGTCCCTAACGGACAATTCGCCGGACATCTCGCAACCCGCCTCCATCTCTCGCGCCGATTTCAATAGGACACCAAGGTCCAAAAACTCGCCATCCCAAATCTTCTCCCTAATCCTAGCCGGTATATTGTAACCAACCGGGTCGAAAACACTCGGGACTGGTGATGGGCCCCCTAATACTCGTACGTTTGAATTAGCACATGGTAGGGGTATGTCTATAGGCGGTAATAAATTCTCACCCGTATCGCCGCTCATGCCTGCACCACCCTCATGGACCTCAGAACTTCCAGTCTCTCCTACTGTACTAACTCCATGTGTGGCATTCGTCGTTCTGTTCTCAGCTACCTCGGGCCTATCCATCGATGGGGACGCCTTACGTTTTCTTGGCCTAACCCCCACAGCCCTCGCCGATGTTTGGCGGCGTGGTTTCGGTGGCATGTTATTTGAAACAGGACGGATACTCTAATCAATGCATATGACAATTAATGGGGTATATTCCCTCTCCAATTTCACACACAATTATTTTGGAACTAATTACCGTCCTATCCTTTAGCTGAGAGCTTCGATGGCCACAGATGATcacagatttaaaaatattgtgCAGACACAATGGCGATATCCAGAAAAAGGAAGTTAAATTCTAGTGGATTTCTGGGTAGAATTTAATTGGGCGCATTCGATTTACTATAATTTTTGTGTGTTGGGTGCACTCGATATACTGTATGAAACTACAACTATAAGTTACTAAGTAATATTATGGTACACGCAGATAAAATTGACAAACTATAATACAAAACTAACCAAAGGCATTCACTGGTATTAAACACGTTTATCTTGCATTTGATAAACGCcattaaaataaatgattaaaaatatcCCAAGGCGTTTTATGTTatatcagtaataccaaatatatttcacgagtggggctaatattttgatatttttcacgcgtgcgcagcacgagtgaaaaatatcaaaatattagccataAAATGTACGAgtgaaatgtatttggtattactgaagacactgttagatattctgtttattacattttttatcaacgaaaaacctaccccgtatgctaactaggcctacagcgataaaattttgtttgtaagcatataaaatgcaataaaacgTCGCACttgtgaaaatatcgatattctgtcatactgtactcgtgaaatatatgttatattaaacgggaagccattcaatatcctctatatatttcactggcaaaaatatactaaatatatatttcgCTATTGTCACATCTATATAACTAATGTCACATCTATATAACTAATGtcacatttgtttttgtatttt from Pecten maximus chromosome 11, xPecMax1.1, whole genome shotgun sequence harbors:
- the LOC117337489 gene encoding uncharacterized protein LOC117337489 — translated: MPPKPRRQTSARAVGVRPRKRKASPSMDRPEVAENRTTNATHGVSTVGETGSSEVHEGGAGMSGDTVGQISSSSTSGSTFSHPNTCPSMGDIKSEANRLLKNAMAVNTWKTYSAAMQCFQTFRSSYNLAGVWPVPPDQLIHFISFMSLKGYSASTISTYISGIAHEHKIQGYRDYTHFFIVKKILEGAQRCNKRIDGRLPITLPLLRQLVISLSSVCSSKFESDLFTAAFTLAFFGFLRVGEFSASRSNGHETRPLTVSDITIVDSPSRHLKVRIRESKTDQKGHSVSLHINNYQQTDICPVTLMNRYLSIRPLASNQQLFIHRNGSPVTRYQVAAMLKKALTFARIPGSQYKTHSFRIGAATEAASRGISEKKIQAWGRWKSNVYSNYIRIPVETIFS